AGTTATTGAGCAGATGAAAAGCATGTTTTGACTGCACAAAAATGTTTACAGGACGGATATCACTTTGGCTGGATGTTATCGTCTGATATTTGTTCTGTGAAAATGTGCACGTGGCCTATTTGGCCAATGAGCATGCGGGAAAATTCATAACTGAGATATAATGTTCAATGACTCTGGGTTTGGTAACCATGGCAGCCTGGTAAAAACGACCATGCAAAAATGGTGTCTATTAATTACTTCAGGGGGAATTCATATTCTAGCAAATCTACCCCTTTATAAAGGATTCTGTTAACCCATGAATGTGTTAGTACAGCACTGAAATGCAAGTCTAATTTATATTTCATTTCAATcagttatgttttttttgttattttgaattttttattaGTAACATACTTACAATACATACAAACAAACTTTTCCTTGGTAGTGGCATCTTATAACGCATAACCACAACACTGATTAAACATGTTCACATGAttacttttttctttgaattagGTTTTTCAAAGACAGACATTGGCTGTTTACCGAGTTTCCAGAGCTTGACACACCAACTGAGTCAGAAGCTGTTGCAAGTTCTGAGATGCTAAATAATGAATGTTACCAAAAAGGTGTTTTTTCTTGCATATAGATTGTTGATTACCAATGAATTGGGACTGATAGAATTTTAGTCTGgctgtagccaggattttgagtggGTGGATTACCCATTTAGCAGACTTTTTTCTCTTGGTTATCTCCTACTAGCTTGCAGTGATACACAATTTTAATTCATTTGGACCTTCAAATTAAATGGGGTGGTTCGTTGGAACCCCCCTTTTCTGTTGTTTGTGAAATTTGTTGTACAGATAGTAAACAAGCAAGACCTAAAGCAACAATCCTAGAAGGCAGACATAGGGGCCCCTGGAAACTTGCCGAAAAAATATAGAGTCTAGcttattctttgttttattgttCTTTGTTGATTTTTCCTCTTAGTCCCAGTTAGACAAGAATTAAGATTACCTGTTTAAAGTCTAGCATGGGTTTCATTAAGTTTCAAGTAGGCGGTGGAAACTGATAAGTAGAGGGTTGAAgttattagttcaaataaaactttaaatCTGGCGTTTAGAAAATAGTAACAGGCAGTAACGGCGGTCACCTGGGTCTAAAGAAATTCCCTGTCTAGGGTACTGGATAGTTAATGTCCAAAAACATCAAGCATGCAATATAACTTGAGGTTGTGATCTATCCGCCACACCTGGCAGGACTATGACAATCAAATATGCTAAAAACATTGTAATTAACAATGTAATTAACAAATGTAATTAACCCTCGCCTAGAATTCAGCCATTTGTAAAAGGTGTATGGGTAAACGCAAgcattatttatctatttatttataaatgtTTGCCTCTTGTTGAATTTATTGAAAAGACATAAAAAGCAAGTGattttattgtatatttttttatgagaagCTTTAGGCAATTTATTAGGTCTGGAAGAATGAAGCACTAGCCTTTTATATAAAATTGGTTAAATTTAATTTGTTAATTATTGTTCTGTTGGTATCTGTATGTAGTGACACAGGTTGAGGAAGCATACCCTGGAGTCCAAGCAAATAAGCGTATTCTTGAGGTACAAAAATGGTTTCTCTATTGTAATTTTGTTGATTGTATTACTTGAAAATTGCATGTGCTATTTCATAATGACATTTTTTTCCCAATTGGTCACAAAATTATGTAAATTATGTAAACAGTTTTAAATTGTGTTTCTAACTAAATACTGAATAATGTCTTTACTCAAACACAATCAACTATTTTAAAGCAGACATTTCAGCAACTTAGGATGTGTCTGTTATTAGAAGTAGAACTCTAGTTTGATCAAAAGATCTTTGAGTAAAGTACGTACTTGCCAACCTTAAAGGCTGAAAACCAGGAGATTGTGCTTCAAATACCAgaactgtataagaaattCTTGATTAATTTTCCAAGGAGATTACTTTAAATGTATAGGATGCTTCAATTTTTTTGCTGGGAAATAATGGCTAAAAACCAGGAGTCTCTCACGATATCTGGGAGAGTTGGCAGATATAAAAATAACCAGACCTGTTGTAACTTTTTAGCAAGTTTGGCCTCCCtatttgttgatttttttaaaaagaatgtGGGGAAATCCTTTGAAGTACAACTTACCTCTGGCCCTTGTTCATAATATCTTAAGATCCCTCATaaacatagctgtcaactcatcCGCATTAGgtgggtgtcacaagattttggacctcatcacaagcctaatttttgtgaaaatgttaatacattctctgtattctcCTGCATTGACTCTCTTgggttttttcacatatttactgtattttaccTGATtccacaagatttctgtcaaAGATGGGTTGGCAGCTTTGTATGAAGGAACCCCTGGGGGTGGCCCAGGTGGACGTCGAATTCCCTGCCTATTTATCAGATAATATAACATTTGTGTTTTAGGTTGGATGTGGAGTTGGGAACACTGTTTTTCCTATTCTTGAAGCCAACAAGTAAGCCCAATACTATCACTAGAAAGACTTGAAAGGCCTGGAAAAAAATGGTTTGTTATAGCAAACATTTATCAATAAATCACAGGTCCCCAAGCTAATATGTTGTATTTTACGTGTCTCATTCACTGTAAATATATGTTGCgtttcaataaaaaacaaattgggacgaaaattataataaaataccttcaaACTTTTCTAACCAGTTTGTGGAGTTGTTATTTAAATCCCTGTGAAGTTTCCATCCATTAGGGGCAATATTTAGCGATTGAAACTTCAATCGCTCAATATTGCCCCAAATGGATTGAAACTTAACCAAAATGTACACAAACATGTAAGAAAAGTTTGAAgaaattttattatatataataataataattaatatatttaaGTAATGCACCATATACTTCTACTGTAACTATGAATGAAACAcgtaaaatacaacattagcCTGGGGAACCTGTGCataaattaaattttatttcaaggAGGGTGGATGATAATGTAGTCTATACAATCATTTAAAAGTGGATAAAAATACCAAAGAAAAAGCCATAAGGAAATGTGCCCTACACTACACTATATCCAAGATTCCCATATCATCAGTATAATAAACAGTTCCCTGAGTTaccgggatacctgtggttaACACAATCACGTGATTATCGTAAAGGATCAAATAAATCTTCCTGCCTTTAAAATGGCTCTATACCAGTACGAAAGTGTATTTATAACGGGCTGCAGCCGAGGTATTGGCCTCGAATTTGTGAAACAGTTTGTGTGTTTGGCAAAACCTCCAAAGCACATTATAGCGACGAGCCGGAAGATAGACGAAGCGAGCGAATTGTACAAACTCGGTCTAATACACGACAACCTACACGTCTTCCAACTCGATGTGACTAGTCCTGAATCGATTCGAGAAGCTACTGAGAAAGCCACCTCTATTCTCCAAGGATCTGGGCTCAGTCTGCTTATTAATAACGCCGGTTTGTTTGTGAATAAAGGTCTAGACGATATTGAAGCGGAAGACATGATAGAAGTTTTCAAGACACAAACCGTAGCACCTCTTATGATAACGAAGAGTCTACTGGGGCTGCTAAAACAAGCAGCTAGGAGCAGCGTGCCGGACCTGAAGACTGGTAAAGCCCTGATCGTCAATATCTCATCAAAGACATCTCTTATCAGTGATAACCACTCCGGAGGGATGTACGCTTCGAGGGCGAGTAAATGCGCATTGAATATGGTGACCAAGTCATTGTCTGTGGATTTGAAAAAAGACGGGATTTTGGCGGTGGCTGTCAACCCAGGCTTTGTCAAAACTCGAAAGGAATTTAAAGATGCTGCTCCACTCACCCCAGAGGAAAGCGTATTAGCAATGATGAAAACGATCGACTCGATCGACGAGTCCAAATCAGGACTGTGTTTGAATTACTCGGGAGAAGTGTTGCAGTGGTAGACGTGGCGGGAGACTGTTTCTGGAGACTGTGAGAGTTCCCTACAGAAGAGCAGCATGATTTTTTGAAGATCCTCTGGTACACAACATTAGAATCCTGTCAACAACTAGTTGACAGAACGAGGATCATCCAACAAAGAGCtagaaataaacagaaataaaCAATGACTAAAGGTTGCCTCAATTCCATGATGGCAAAGGCAATaagtacttttttttaatcatgacCCCACCAGTGTCTTGGACCATCTTTATTATGACCCTgcattaataaataaaagctgTTTCTATAACTGTGATTATATGGCACAACTTTACATGCACAAAGGGGCTAATCTAGGAGTTTGAAAAAGAGGGAGCCAAAACAAGGGTTTCAATCAGAACATAGCTAAAGGTGGTTAGAAGGGGGCCCTTGAACTTCAGTTATACAATTTTACTCGTAAATAGTaggctctgattggttaaggcccatgtgttattagaggACACATGCACGCTTGGCGTCAGCATGTGCTCCCCCAAAACTAGATTATAACGCATCTATTAGAGGGCAGACTCACtcaaaaatgagatctatttgttaatcAGCACATAAATAGGGGTGATTGGAAGGGGGCTTGATCTTCAATCAGCACATAACATTGGTGGAAATAGCAGTGGGTACTGCTCCCCTACCCCTATTTCCAGAGACTTTGCTTAAAAATGTAAAGAAATATATAGCTATGTCTGAATATGGGCTATGGGACAATTTTACTTTGTATCACTCCTCCAGTGAGCTCTGTTCCTAGAAGCTAAACCAAAGCAAATACAACCAGTTGAGGCAGGAATACATGgtttattcaacactaacaagcTTTAGATATCACTTTGGAGTTAACTGTCCTATAGCCTGTGATGCGAGTAAAGTAAGATTCAAACTTAACATCTATTTTTCATTCTTGATTCCAGTGACTGTAAATTGTTTGTCTACTGCTGCGATTTCTCACAAACTGCTGTAGATTTAGTAAAGGTGGGTAAGGCCTATTTGCTCCTTAGCAACCTTACTTTGGTACAAATCTATGTTATTTTACACAGTATTCTCTCATCTGGTTTCTTAAAGACACTGAAAGAGACAGAAATTGATTTAAAACTCATTGTTTCAGGTTGAAGATGCTTGTATTCAGGGAGTCTAGGCACATGCCctcatttttcttttgaagttGACATTTTCCATCCAATGAATCTATCAATATTTAAAGGACCTTGTCTGAcaaacctttgttattgtttttattctaaaTTTCCAGacaaatttgtttaaaaaaaattcaaaataaaccatCTATGGACGCTTTCTTTCACTTGGTAATTTGATAGGATGACAACATAGCGGCTGACAAAGATGCTTTAATAAACATGAATAAAACAGCATCATTCGTTCCGATACTCAGTTTGCCATGGTTCCATGTCCTGAGACATGcttgttaaaaaaagatagACTTTCTACCTCACTTTTAACACTGACCCATGACTCTTTGCTCTAGCAACATCCAGGATATGCGTGTGGTCGCTGCCATGCCTTTGTCTGTGATGTCACCCAAACATCGTTTGAGTACCCATTTCCAGACTCATCTCTAGACATCATCATTCTCATATTCGTTCTCTCGGCCATAAGACCAGACAGGTAAGAGACACGTTTTTGCTTGATCCAGTTATGAATAGATTTGAAGGGTTTAGCATGTTTACAGGGAAGTGCAAAGCCATACTGATACATCTCCTTTGAATTACAGAATGCAAGACGTCATTTGTAGGTTAGCCAAGGTGGGCGTCAATATTCACGTGTCTCGTATCTAAATATTCATGTTACTTGTGTAGCTTGACAAAGTGTCTGGCTTGCGTGACTTGTTGCGTAACCTTTTTGTCAAGAAAGTGGAACACTTAAACATACTTCGTGCATGTTGGACAGAGAACAACTCACACTAGGAAATACCCCCATGCAAGTCggacacaacacaacacatgtCATGCAAGTCAGACACATGACACAAAACATACGTCATGCAAGTTGGACACAAACAACACATGCATAATGCAAGTTTTACACAACACATAAGTCATCCAAGTTtgacacaacacaacacataCATCATGCAAGTTTGACACATAATACAAAACATACGTCATGCAAGTTTGACACTACAGCACAAACATCATGCAAGTTGGACACAACACATACGTCATGCAAGTTGGACACGACATAACACATACATTATGCAAGTTGGACATATAATACAACACATACGTCGTGCAAGTTTGACGTAACGCATACACATGTATCATGCAAGTTggacacaacacaacacataCATCATGCAAGTTGGACACATATAGCACAACAAATACGTCATGCAAGCTGGACACAACACACACATGCAAGTTGGACACATATAGCACAACAAATACGTCATGCAAGTTGGACACAACACACACATCATGCAAGTTGGACACGACACACACATCATGCAAGTTGGACACGACATAACACATACGTCATACAAGTTGGACACGACACATACGTCATGCAAGTTGGACACGACACATACGTCATGCAAGTGGGACACAACACGTACGTCGTGCAAGTGGGACACAACACATACATCATGCAAGTTGGACACAACACATACATCATGCAAGTTGGACACAACACTACACATACATAATGCAAGTTGGACACCACAACACATACATTATGCAAGTTGGACACATAATACAACACATACATCATGCAAGTTTGACACAATAGTACAACAAACACTTCATGCAAGTTGGACATAGCACATCACATGCGAGCTGGACACATGGCATGCTATTTGGACACATATGGCAAATGTGGTAGAGTGGAACATTTCTGTTAAAACATTGACTCCttaaccggcctgtaccggctttgagaaCTACCAAcaaccccccaaaaaaaatt
The sequence above is a segment of the Nematostella vectensis chromosome 2, jaNemVect1.1, whole genome shotgun sequence genome. Coding sequences within it:
- the LOC5521330 gene encoding C-factor, whose amino-acid sequence is MALYQYESVFITGCSRGIGLEFVKQFVCLAKPPKHIIATSRKIDEASELYKLGLIHDNLHVFQLDVTSPESIREATEKATSILQGSGLSLLINNAGLFVNKGLDDIEAEDMIEVFKTQTVAPLMITKSLLGLLKQAARSSVPDLKTGKALIVNISSKTSLISDNHSGGMYASRASKCALNMVTKSLSVDLKKDGILAVAVNPGFVKTRKEFKDAAPLTPEESVLAMMKTIDSIDESKSGLCLNYSGEVLQW